A window of Diabrotica virgifera virgifera chromosome 9, PGI_DIABVI_V3a contains these coding sequences:
- the LOC126891335 gene encoding uncharacterized protein LOC126891335 — MNTCNKIITISTELDEVFDDFKEELMTQASEFQEKDSNWVLQEIMFLDVNINKYSSISASTYIRLPIPIVRKHAILNIENKDNKCFAWSIIAAIFPASGNPTKPESYPPYDTLLNFEGIDFPMKLKDIKKFETLNNISVNVYGLESNFVNNKRQYEIVGPLHFTSNRHATHVNLLLITNDKQSHYCLILDMSRLVRSQKTKDHHKVYLCDGCLQFFVCEEKLDNHQNNDCSHIYTELPTTKPKINKFGEMVPENILKFINIQKMLPVPFVIYADFESLLKPIDHAEPFNGNSYSVKTAEHQAYSFAFYLKCNYDDSLSKLIKYEGQDAPKVFIQKLDDLVHELYNNHLKHIKPMSPLTKEEIEKHETATECYLCGKPFNPFNRKVKDHHHLNSLYLGPSHNSCNINNKLSNTIPVFFHNMSNYDCHLFIKELSTTGEKVSVIAQTKEKYITISKRILVEESKNGLDKYITLKFVDSYRFLAKSLDILSTTLNSEQCTEIRKYFPNTKHFELVRHKGVFPYSYMDGFDRLKEKTLPPKENFYNNLTNKHISDEDYARAIDVWNTFDCKSMSDYAMVYLVSDVLLLADVFENFRKICHKEYNLDPCHYITAPALSWDAMLRYTEIELELLTDVDMVHFLKKGVRGGVAQCSKREAVANNQYVPNYDPQQPKSYIMYLDATNLYGAAMCQYLPYGNFKWVTDVENFNCFSVEDDADKGYVLEVDLEYPAHLHSLHNDLPFCPESMVPPGSKCPKLIPNFNNKTKYIIHYRNLKQCLRYGLVLKRIHRILEFSQSAWLKKYIDLNTSLRNKAKNEFERDLFKLLVNAIFGKTLENVEKRRDIRLCTRWETKTNSLGARVLISKPEFKSCSVFNENLAAIHLGKTKIVYDKPLYVGFTILDLSKTVIYDFYYGHIKKKYGEAANLLYTDTDSLIMEIFTPNFYEDMKRNLEHFDTSNYPTDNIHRIPKTPSILGKMKDEFASVPIKCFYGTGAKAYCIEANTIIKKAKGISKHVTKTQLQKSDYVLLVKKGGVIFRKMYVFVSNLHTIYTELRNKVALSSKDDKRCVINGDVKTLAWGHFLISPHNGTIDDLIRFGTELLHTPELVDLEKIPLEELFQVDSFQYDSYL, encoded by the coding sequence ATGAACACatgtaataaaattataactATCAGCACTGAACTGGATGAAGTATTTGATGATTTTAAGGAAGAACTGATGACGCAAGCATCAGAATTTCAAGAGAAAGATTCAAATTGGGTATTGCAGGAAATAATGTTTTTAGATGTTAACATAAACAAATATAGTAGTATTTCCGCATCAACATATATTCGTCTCCCAATACCTATAGTACGAAAACACGCTATTTTAAATATCGAAAACAAAGATAATAAGTGTTTTGCATGGAGTATTATTGCAGCTATTTTTCCTGCTAGTGGCAACCCAACCAAACCAGAATCATATCCACCATATGATACTTTGTTGAATTTTGAAGGAATTGACTTTCCGATGAAACTAAAAGACATTAAAAAGTTTGAGACCCTCAATAATATTTCAGTAAATGTTTATGGGCTAGAATCCAACTTCGTAAATAATAAAAGGCAATATGAAATAGTTGGACCATTGCATTTTACAAGTAATCGCCATGCCACTCACGTGAACCTTTTGCTTATAACAAATGATAAACAAAGTCATTATTGTCTGATTCTAGATATGTCGAGACTTGTAAGAAGTCAAAAAACAAAAGACCATCACAAAGTATACTTATGTGATGGATGTCTACAATTCTTTGTTTGCGAAGAAAAGCTCGATAATCACCAAAATAACGACTGTTCTCATATTTACACAGAACTTCCCACAACTAAACCTAAAATCAATAAGTTTGGTGAAATGGTGCCAGAAAAtatactaaaatttataaatatccaaaaaatgttaCCTGTGCCATTTGTGATCTATGCTGATTTTGAAAGTTTGCTAAAACCCATAGACCATGCTGAACCTTTCAATGGAAATTCATATTCCGTTAAAACTGCTGAACACCAAGCATATTCGTTTGCATTTTACCTTAAATGCAACTATGATGATTCACTTtctaaactaataaaatatgaagGACAGGATGCTCCCAAAGTGTTTATACAGAAATTGGATGATTTAGTGCATGAACTATATAACAATCACCTTAAACATATTAAACCAATGTCGCCGTTAACaaaagaagaaattgaaaaacaTGAGACTGCTACCGAGTGTTACTTGTGTGGAAAGCCATTTAATCCTTTCAATCGTAAGGTGAAAGATCATCACCATCTCAATTCATTATATCTTGGACCCAGCCATAACTCctgtaatataaataacaaactcTCAAATACAATACCCGTGTTCTTTCACAACATGAGTAATTATGATTGTCATCTTTTTATTAAAGAGCTTTCAACAACTGGTGAAAAAGTTTCAGTAATTGCACAGACGAAAGAAAAATATATCACAATTTCTAAAAGAATTCTGGTAGAAGAGTCGAAAAATGGCCTAGATAAATACATAACTCTAAAATTTGTTGATTCATACAGATTTTTGGCAAAATCATTGGATATTCTGAGCACAACCTTAAATTCGGAGCAGTGTACAGAAATTAGAAAGTATTTTCCAAATACTAAACACTTTGAACTTGTGAGACACAAGGGTGTCTTTCCTTATTCATATATGGATGGATTTGATAGACTTAAAGAAAAAACACTACCACCTAAAGAAAATTTCTACAATAATCTAACTAATAAACACATTTCTGATGAAGATTATGCAAGAGCAATTGATGTATGGAACACATTTGATTGTAAATCTATGAGTGACTATGCTATGGTGTACTTAGTATCAGATGTGTTATTATTGGCTGATGTgtttgaaaattttagaaaaatatgtcACAAAGAATACAATTTGGATCCTTGTCACTACATAACTGCTCCTGCATTAAGTTGGGATGCTATGTTAAGATATACCGAAATTGAACTAGAGCTTCTTACAGATGTGGACATGGTACACTTTTTAAAGAAAGGAGTAAGAGGAGGTGTGGCACAATGTAGCAAACGAGAAGCCGTGGCAAATAATCAATATGTACCCAACTATGATCCACAACAACCCAAGTCTTACATCATGTATCTAGATGCCACAAATTTATATGGCGCAGCCATGTGTCAATATCTTCCATATGGAAATTTTAAATGGGTAACCGATGTTGAAAATTTCAACTGTTTTTCGGTGGAGGATGATGCGGATAAAGGGTATGTGTTGGAAGTGGATTTGGAATATCCAGCTCATTTACATTCTTTACATAATGATTTACCATTCTGCCCCGAGAGCATGGTACCTCCAGGAAGCAAATGTCCTAAACTTATCCCAaatttcaacaataaaactaaatacATTATCCATTATCGCAATCTTAAGCAGTGTCTTAGGTATGGTCTGGTACTAAAAAGGATTCATCGTATACTAGAGTTTTCGCAATCAGcatggttaaaaaaatatattgacctAAACACATCACTTAGAAACAAGGCCAAAAACGAGTTTGAACGGGATCTTTTTAAGCTTCTGGTTAATGCGATATTCGGTAAAACCCTAGAGAACGTTGAAAAAAGAAGAGATATCCGCCTGTGCACCCGCTGGGAAACAAAAACAAATTCGTTGGGAGCCAGGGTACTTATCTCTAAACCAGAATTCAAGTCTTGTTCCGTGTTTAATGAGAATTTGGCGGCAATCCATTTGGGTAAAACCAAAATAGTTTATGACAAGCCTCTCTATGTTGGTTTCACAATTTTAGATTTATCAAAAACAGTGATATATGATTTTTATTATGGACATATCAAAAAGAAATATGGTGAAGCCGCAAACTTGTTATACACAGACACAGACTCCCTGATTATGGAGATATTTACCCCAAATTTCTATGAGGATATGAAGAGAAATTTAGAACATTTCGACACCTCCAACTATCCAACTGATAATATTCACAGGATACCGAAAACACCATCAATactaggaaaaatgaaagatgaaTTTGCATCTGTACCCATTAAATGTTTCTATGGTACAGGTGCTAAAGCTTATTGCATAGAAgcaaatacaataataaaaaaagcaaaaggAATTTCAAAACACGTAACCAAAACACAGTTGCAAAAGAGTGATTATGTACTATTAGTGAAAAAAGGTGGTGTAATCTTTAGAAAAATGTATGTATTCGTGTCTAATTTACATACCATATATACGGAACTTAGGAATAAAGTGGCACTATCTTCTAAGGATGACAAACGCTGTGTAATAAACGGTGACGTAAAAACTCTTGCGTGGGGGCATTTTTTAATTAGTCCACATAATGGTACTATAGATGATCTGATTAGGTTTGGGACTGAGCTGCTACACACCCCGGAATTGGTCGATTTAGAAAAGATTCCTCTTGAAGAATTGTTTCAAGTCGATTCTTTTCAATATGATTCATACTTGTAG